One Argonema galeatum A003/A1 DNA window includes the following coding sequences:
- a CDS encoding RRXRR domain-containing protein: MPTTPARARKWIESGKAVKCWSDGGQFYVRLTVEPSGYATQDIVIGIDPGKHYSGIGVQSAKFTLYTAHLILPFKTVRQRMDARRLMRRGRRGRRINRKVAFSKRAHRQQRFDNRCHSKLAPSIRANRQLELRIVSELSKIYPVTEIRYEYVRADVDLTSGRKKAKSGKGFSPVMVGQRWMLSQLEKLAPVTTIEGYQTALTRAYLGLFKNKTQKSSAEFNTHAVDGVAIAASAAS, encoded by the coding sequence ATGCCCACGACCCCTGCCAGAGCAAGAAAATGGATTGAATCCGGCAAAGCTGTAAAATGCTGGTCGGATGGCGGTCAATTTTACGTGCGATTGACAGTAGAGCCATCAGGCTATGCCACTCAAGACATTGTAATTGGCATCGACCCTGGTAAGCATTATTCAGGAATTGGCGTCCAATCAGCAAAATTCACTCTCTACACGGCACATTTGATTCTGCCATTTAAAACAGTGCGCCAACGAATGGACGCACGACGATTAATGCGGCGGGGACGTAGAGGGAGAAGGATTAACCGAAAAGTGGCATTCTCAAAACGCGCTCATCGTCAACAACGATTTGACAATCGTTGTCATAGTAAACTAGCTCCATCAATTCGAGCTAACCGTCAACTCGAACTCAGGATAGTATCCGAACTGAGCAAAATTTATCCAGTCACAGAAATTAGGTACGAATATGTTCGGGCTGATGTGGATTTGACATCAGGGCGCAAGAAAGCTAAATCGGGGAAAGGTTTCTCCCCCGTGATGGTAGGTCAGCGCTGGATGCTGAGTCAGTTAGAAAAGCTTGCACCAGTTACCACAATTGAAGGTTATCAAACTGCTTTAACCCGTGCATATCTGGGGCTATTCAAAAATAAAACTCAAAAGTCTTCGGCTGAGTTTAACACTCACGCTGTAGATGGGGTAGCAATTGCTGCGTCTGCCGCAAGTTGA
- a CDS encoding helix-turn-helix domain-containing protein, with translation MNQSPLQDYTHQLQRLMQLAGVSSFKALSRKAGVSERQVMRLRRGQVMQMLLENILKLSQALQVPVSELLATFGKSQINWTTGSPETSPALQQEYKRLLEQMEEQRQSLMQEFVQSSLEVLESWLIQWPTAAYAAGQNPQLPAVKLLPLLRPVEQLVQQWGVEAIAPVGAELPYDPHQHQLMDLTAQPGDRIKVRYTGYRQGDRLLYRAKVSPIQPIGRS, from the coding sequence ATGAACCAGTCTCCGCTTCAAGACTATACCCACCAGCTGCAACGTTTAATGCAGCTGGCGGGTGTTTCTAGTTTTAAAGCTCTCAGTCGCAAGGCAGGTGTCTCGGAACGGCAGGTAATGCGGTTGCGGCGAGGACAGGTGATGCAGATGCTCTTAGAAAATATCCTCAAACTCAGTCAAGCTTTGCAAGTGCCGGTGAGCGAGTTATTGGCAACTTTTGGCAAGAGCCAAATAAATTGGACTACAGGATCGCCAGAAACATCACCAGCATTACAGCAGGAGTACAAACGCTTGCTAGAGCAAATGGAGGAACAGCGACAATCTTTGATGCAGGAATTTGTGCAGTCGAGTCTGGAGGTTTTAGAATCTTGGCTCATCCAGTGGCCCACAGCTGCTTATGCTGCTGGGCAAAATCCTCAGCTACCGGCTGTAAAATTGCTGCCGTTGTTGCGACCTGTGGAACAGCTCGTGCAACAATGGGGGGTGGAGGCGATCGCACCCGTGGGAGCAGAGTTGCCTTACGACCCCCACCAGCATCAGCTGATGGATCTCACGGCGCAACCAGGCGATCGCATCAAGGTACGCTACACTGGCTATCGACAGGGCGATCGACTCCTCTATCGCGCCAAAGTTAGCCCCATCCAACCTATTGGACGATCGTAA
- a CDS encoding SpoIID/LytB domain-containing protein produces MQRTTSILREIVMVTRYRDSRWVGYWWRTAVTVFCLVGLTADVRATAVGGDVELKVGIVQRFGATPEDELTLKATEGKGLTLRFLAGNMEPQTVLANSIKLEIQMQPLAVPEVQEQVVLSTNPNFETAEDSAEQWRAKGIEVEIAQPRRWQVWAKRDIYSTPLLRRLLLQSLEAQGFKTAYLDTEIKKQEPKPSWVVNGLRYNRKNLEIVSERNRIQVYQGKNDRTGRIFVGVLRLQPNAYGTYTLVNQVPLETYLRGVVPNEIGARAPYAALEAQTILARTYALRNLRRFAIDGYELSADIHCQVYYGLSGAFPQTDKAIAATKGLVIVYNNELIDAVYSSTTGGVTASFKDIWNGAERPYLRPVVDAVSNIWDLGRDSLADDQNLRKFINLQKGFNEEGKSLFRWRKETSLPDLALQLQKYLQDKKHPLAKFKMVQQMQVVERSPSGRILKMVVQTDRGAIELHKEEVRSAFLAPISTLFYLDPVKKDNQTLWGYAFVGGGYGHGVGLSQTGAYQLGNLGWSSQQILNFYYPGTQIQPLNDSISFWQAQ; encoded by the coding sequence ATGCAGAGAACTACTTCTATCCTCAGAGAGATTGTGATGGTAACTCGGTATCGCGACAGTCGATGGGTGGGTTACTGGTGGCGTACAGCGGTGACCGTGTTTTGTTTGGTAGGACTCACAGCAGACGTGCGAGCAACGGCTGTGGGTGGGGATGTGGAACTCAAAGTCGGGATTGTGCAGCGATTTGGTGCCACACCGGAGGACGAGCTGACTTTGAAGGCGACAGAGGGCAAAGGCTTGACATTGCGGTTCCTAGCTGGAAATATGGAGCCACAAACTGTTTTGGCGAACAGCATCAAGCTGGAAATACAGATGCAACCGCTAGCAGTGCCAGAAGTGCAAGAGCAAGTTGTCCTCAGTACCAACCCAAACTTCGAGACAGCGGAAGATAGTGCCGAACAGTGGCGTGCAAAAGGGATTGAAGTCGAGATAGCTCAGCCAAGACGTTGGCAGGTTTGGGCCAAACGGGATATTTACAGTACTCCCTTACTGCGACGGTTGCTGCTTCAGAGTCTGGAAGCCCAAGGCTTTAAAACGGCTTATTTGGATACGGAAATTAAGAAACAGGAACCAAAGCCGTCTTGGGTGGTCAATGGTTTGCGCTACAACCGCAAAAACCTAGAGATCGTATCCGAGCGAAATAGGATTCAGGTATATCAGGGTAAAAACGATCGAACCGGGCGGATATTCGTCGGAGTTCTCCGACTCCAGCCTAACGCTTACGGCACCTACACCTTAGTCAATCAAGTACCCCTAGAGACATATTTGCGGGGGGTTGTGCCGAATGAAATTGGAGCCAGGGCACCTTATGCGGCTCTAGAAGCCCAGACGATTTTGGCGCGGACTTACGCCCTGCGGAACTTACGCCGATTTGCGATCGATGGTTACGAACTTTCTGCGGACATTCACTGCCAAGTTTATTACGGACTCAGCGGTGCTTTTCCCCAGACGGATAAAGCGATCGCAGCCACGAAAGGCTTAGTGATCGTCTACAACAACGAGTTGATCGATGCAGTTTATTCTTCCACAACTGGCGGCGTCACCGCCTCCTTCAAAGATATTTGGAACGGTGCAGAGCGGCCTTATCTACGTCCGGTGGTGGATGCGGTGAGCAATATTTGGGATCTGGGTCGCGACAGTTTGGCAGACGATCAAAACTTACGGAAGTTTATCAACTTGCAGAAAGGCTTCAACGAAGAGGGCAAAAGTTTGTTTCGCTGGCGCAAAGAAACCAGCCTTCCAGACCTGGCGCTGCAGTTGCAGAAGTATCTCCAGGACAAAAAACATCCGCTGGCCAAGTTTAAAATGGTTCAGCAGATGCAGGTGGTAGAGCGATCCCCAAGTGGGCGCATCCTTAAAATGGTCGTGCAGACCGATCGGGGTGCGATCGAACTGCACAAAGAAGAAGTTCGCAGCGCCTTTCTCGCTCCTATCAGCACGCTGTTTTATCTAGATCCCGTCAAAAAAGACAACCAAACTCTATGGGGCTACGCCTTTGTCGGGGGTGGATACGGACACGGCGTCGGCTTGAGTCAAACGGGTGCCTATCAGTTAGGGAATCTGGGTTGGTCCAGTCAGCAGATTCT
- a CDS encoding STAS domain-containing protein: MNPVFKVIQPAGILDSAKGSEFRQEIGEIVENGTNIVLIDFQDVTFMDSSGLGALVLGLKTVRAAGGKLFICSINEQVRMLFELTSMDRVFQIFPNRDEFANAIGSLS; this comes from the coding sequence ATGAATCCTGTTTTTAAAGTTATTCAACCCGCTGGAATTTTAGATAGTGCAAAAGGTAGTGAATTTCGCCAGGAAATTGGCGAAATTGTGGAAAATGGAACAAATATTGTGTTAATAGATTTCCAGGATGTAACCTTTATGGATAGTTCTGGACTGGGCGCTTTAGTGTTAGGTTTGAAAACAGTTCGTGCTGCTGGAGGTAAGCTTTTTATTTGCTCGATTAATGAGCAAGTCAGAATGTTGTTTGAGCTCACTAGCATGGATCGCGTCTTTCAAATATTTCCCAACCGAGATGAATTCGCCAACGCAATAGGCTCGCTCAGCTAG
- a CDS encoding reverse transcriptase domain-containing protein, which translates to MFRRSRNASETWKNLPWKKFQKDLFRLQRRVFKAIQVGDKRKAMSLQRLILKSTAARMLAIRQVTQLNAGKRTAGIDGKASLNHEERLNLSEELRTKSSNWKHQRLREIPIPKKDGTTRLLKVPTIGDRAWQCLVKLALEPAAEATFHARSYGFRTGRATHDAQRYLFNNLRSYCNGIEKRVIELDIEKCFDRIAHKSIMERLIAPTGIKLGIFRCLKAGVNPEFPEQGTPQGGVVSPLLANIALNGIEDIHQSVRYADDMVFILKPKDDAVAILEQISQFLAERGMKISEKKTKLTATTDGFDFLGWHFKVQSNGKFRCVPSEDNYKAFRQKVKHIVNNSNYGATTKAEKLAPVVRGWRNYHRHCKMDGSRNSLYHIETRAYRVFNKESKQNRSTSKKLLDKAFPSVPYSENKFINVKGEKSPYDGDVPYWSERNSKLYDGETSKALKKQNHSCGYCGLKMLSNEKVHLHHIDGNHNNWKKNNLLAIHESCHDYIHMGKSASQERREPDAVKTARPVLTERGGR; encoded by the coding sequence ATGTTTAGACGCAGCAGAAATGCTAGCGAAACTTGGAAGAATCTGCCCTGGAAGAAATTCCAGAAGGATTTATTCCGCCTCCAAAGGCGAGTGTTCAAAGCGATTCAGGTTGGAGACAAACGGAAAGCTATGTCCTTACAAAGGTTGATACTCAAGTCAACCGCAGCTAGGATGCTGGCAATACGTCAGGTAACACAGCTAAACGCTGGAAAAAGAACGGCAGGTATAGATGGTAAAGCCTCACTCAATCATGAGGAAAGGTTGAACCTAAGTGAAGAACTTAGAACCAAAAGTAGCAACTGGAAACATCAAAGACTACGGGAAATACCCATACCTAAGAAGGACGGGACAACCCGCCTCTTAAAAGTGCCTACTATCGGGGATAGAGCTTGGCAATGCCTTGTAAAACTAGCCCTAGAACCAGCAGCAGAGGCAACCTTCCACGCTAGGAGTTACGGATTCAGGACAGGTAGGGCGACACATGACGCTCAGAGATACCTGTTCAATAACCTACGCTCGTACTGCAACGGAATAGAAAAACGGGTTATAGAACTCGATATCGAAAAATGCTTCGACAGGATTGCTCACAAATCTATAATGGAACGACTCATTGCCCCAACGGGTATTAAGCTCGGAATATTTCGATGCCTTAAAGCAGGAGTCAACCCAGAATTTCCCGAACAGGGAACCCCGCAAGGGGGGGTGGTGAGTCCCCTATTAGCTAACATCGCACTCAATGGTATAGAGGACATCCACCAATCTGTCAGATATGCAGACGACATGGTGTTCATTCTAAAGCCCAAAGACGATGCAGTAGCAATACTTGAGCAGATAAGCCAGTTTCTAGCGGAAAGGGGGATGAAGATTAGTGAAAAGAAAACCAAGCTAACCGCTACGACAGATGGGTTTGATTTCCTCGGCTGGCACTTCAAAGTGCAAAGTAACGGGAAGTTTAGATGCGTCCCTTCAGAGGACAATTACAAGGCTTTTCGTCAGAAAGTAAAACACATCGTCAACAACTCGAATTATGGCGCTACCACAAAGGCTGAGAAATTAGCCCCTGTAGTTAGAGGTTGGAGGAATTACCACCGCCACTGCAAGATGGACGGGTCAAGAAACTCGCTCTATCACATTGAAACAAGGGCTTACAGGGTATTCAACAAGGAATCTAAACAGAATCGCTCAACCAGTAAGAAGTTATTGGATAAAGCATTCCCATCAGTCCCTTACTCCGAAAACAAATTCATTAACGTCAAAGGGGAAAAATCACCCTACGACGGAGATGTTCCCTACTGGAGTGAGCGTAACAGCAAGCTCTACGACGGTGAAACCTCTAAAGCTCTCAAAAAGCAAAACCATTCATGTGGGTATTGTGGACTAAAAATGCTTAGTAACGAGAAGGTACACCTCCATCATATTGATGGAAACCATAACAATTGGAAGAAAAACAACCTTCTAGCCATTCACGAAAGCTGCCACGATTACATTCACATGGGCAAAAGCGCAAGCCAAGAACGTCGGGAGCCGGATGCGGTGAAAACAGCACGTCCGGTTCTAACTGAGAGGGGCGGGAGGTAA
- a CDS encoding Dps family protein: protein MPVNIGIDEQARQEIAQGLSRLLADTYTLYLKTHNFHWNVTGPMFQTLHLMFETQYTELALAVDLIAERIRALGFPATGTYSDYARLSSIKETAGVPKAQEMIRLLVEGQEAVVRTARSIFPSVEGVNDEPSADLLTQRMHIHEKNAWMLRSLLEDSPTSP, encoded by the coding sequence ATACCAGTAAACATCGGCATTGACGAACAAGCTCGCCAAGAAATTGCCCAAGGACTGTCTCGCCTGCTAGCGGACACCTATACGCTTTACCTGAAAACCCACAACTTTCACTGGAACGTCACAGGCCCCATGTTCCAGACATTGCATTTGATGTTCGAGACGCAGTACACTGAATTGGCTCTAGCTGTGGATCTAATTGCGGAACGAATCAGAGCTTTGGGCTTTCCGGCGACTGGAACTTACAGCGATTATGCAAGGTTAAGCTCGATAAAAGAGACAGCAGGCGTTCCCAAAGCGCAGGAAATGATCCGCCTACTGGTTGAAGGTCAAGAAGCTGTAGTGCGAACCGCTCGCTCTATCTTCCCTAGCGTTGAGGGGGTGAATGACGAACCAAGTGCCGATCTCTTGACTCAGCGGATGCACATACACGAAAAGAATGCTTGGATGTTAAGAAGTTTGCTCGAAGATTCACCAACCTCGCCCTAA
- a CDS encoding PP2C family protein-serine/threonine phosphatase has translation MFQIVVIDDDPAIQLVLTRLLKKQGYDVTAAKDGQEGLALAQQLHPALIICDWMMPRMNGIEVCRRVKADAGLSTTFFILLTSLDSVEDRVKGLDAGADDFISKPIEPNELQARVRSGLRLHQLSHDLRTQKQILAAELAEAAEYVRSLLPEPLNGPIAIQGKYIPSSRLGGDGFDYFWLDENLLAIYLMDTAGHGLKAALPSISVMNLLRSQALPNLNYSQPSQVLSALNRTFQMTSQNDKYFTIWYGVYNRVTRQLTYASAGHPPAILLWGTPQSIQHLKTPGMPVGMFEDVVFTDRFCEIPASSTLYIFSDGIYEIPQPDGTIWGLDTFINFVKNSKNAGKCNLDQILQEVEAANSKDVFDDDVSILEIKFD, from the coding sequence ATGTTTCAAATTGTGGTTATTGATGATGACCCTGCAATACAGTTAGTGCTGACAAGACTGCTGAAAAAACAGGGTTATGATGTAACGGCGGCAAAAGATGGGCAAGAAGGCTTAGCCCTGGCGCAGCAGTTACATCCGGCGCTGATTATTTGTGATTGGATGATGCCCAGGATGAATGGCATAGAAGTCTGCCGTCGGGTAAAAGCAGATGCAGGCTTATCGACTACGTTTTTCATTCTACTGACTTCCCTGGATTCGGTGGAAGATCGGGTCAAGGGGCTGGATGCAGGCGCGGACGATTTTATCTCCAAACCTATAGAGCCCAATGAGTTGCAAGCGCGGGTGAGATCGGGACTGCGACTGCACCAACTCAGCCACGACTTGCGAACCCAAAAGCAAATACTGGCTGCGGAATTGGCTGAGGCGGCTGAATACGTGCGGAGTCTCCTGCCAGAACCATTGAATGGGCCGATCGCCATCCAAGGAAAGTATATTCCCTCCAGTCGTTTGGGAGGCGATGGCTTCGATTATTTCTGGCTTGATGAGAATTTATTGGCGATTTACCTAATGGATACCGCAGGACATGGCTTGAAAGCTGCCCTCCCCTCCATTTCGGTGATGAATCTGCTGAGGTCGCAAGCGCTTCCCAATCTTAATTACTCTCAACCCAGCCAGGTTTTGAGCGCTTTAAATCGCACTTTCCAGATGACTTCCCAAAACGATAAATATTTTACCATCTGGTATGGCGTTTATAACCGAGTTACGCGCCAGCTTACTTACGCCAGCGCCGGACATCCCCCAGCAATCTTGTTATGGGGAACGCCGCAATCAATCCAACACCTGAAAACGCCAGGTATGCCTGTTGGTATGTTCGAGGATGTCGTATTTACCGATCGATTCTGCGAGATCCCGGCGTCCAGTACCCTTTACATTTTCAGTGATGGGATTTACGAAATTCCGCAACCGGACGGGACTATCTGGGGTCTTGATACTTTCATTAATTTTGTGAAAAACTCTAAAAACGCTGGCAAGTGCAATTTAGACCAGATCTTGCAAGAAGTTGAGGCTGCTAACTCTAAAGACGTTTTTGACGATGATGTGTCTATCCTAGAGATTAAATTTGATTAG
- a CDS encoding sulfiredoxin, protein MVRIQEIPLRQIHRPLIRQTDPTKVDALVESIRSIGQQEPIDVLEVNGQYYGFSGCHRFEACQRLGQETIRCRVRKATPSVLRMHLA, encoded by the coding sequence ATGGTTAGAATACAGGAAATTCCCCTACGGCAGATTCATCGTCCCCTGATTCGACAGACCGATCCTACAAAAGTGGACGCATTAGTGGAATCGATTCGATCGATCGGTCAACAAGAACCGATCGACGTTCTAGAAGTAAACGGACAATATTATGGCTTCTCCGGTTGTCACCGATTTGAGGCTTGCCAGCGACTGGGCCAAGAAACCATCCGTTGCAGAGTCCGCAAGGCGACCCCCTCGGTTTTACGGATGCACCTAGCCTGA